Proteins encoded together in one Benincasa hispida cultivar B227 chromosome 1, ASM972705v1, whole genome shotgun sequence window:
- the LOC120084751 gene encoding stress-response A/B barrel domain-containing protein UP3: MLIQAHSQNPHFFFLPQNPSISPHFSFHVSHSRELKSPMGRRNESMSRISASGEHTPTIILGKKRKVFEHISLLKAKENISEEEENDMLDYLYTTQYQMKGIVAVSLGRACDQNNESYTHGVYMRFQRKEDLEKFYVNPFYLRVLNEHVMPYCHGLIHVDYESEVEDDMLPIFRKGEEFNYGVEFVLLIKFLQDSFGKPLEDALNSLERLTIDNPSLIVQVTQGLNFNPSCKEFTHGVVIRFRSIKAFEIFTGSSDYKDMWKSKFQPIIQKTVSLHFSVDPVGTEIM; this comes from the exons ATGCTGATTCAAGCTCACTCCCAAAACCCccatttcttctttcttccccAAAACCCTTCAATTTCCCCCCACTTCTCCTTCCATG TTTCTCATTCACGTGAACTCAAATCGCCGATGGGTCGACGAAATGAATCAATGTCTAGGATTTCAGCTTCCGGGGAGCACACTCCCACCATCATTTTGGGCAAAAAAAG AAAGGTTTTCGAACACATTTCTTTGCTCAAAGCGAAGGAAAATatttctgaagaagaagagaatgaTATGCTTGATTATCTCTATACCACGCAGTATCAAATGAAGGGCATTGTTGCCGTTTCATTAG GACGTGCTTGTGATCAAAATAATGAAAGCTATACCCATGGTGTGTATATGCGTTTCCAAAGAAAGGAAGACCTTGAAAAATTCTATGTGAACCCTTTCTACTTGCGAGTACTAAATGAGCATGTGATGCCTTATTGTCAT GGACTGATTCATGTGGATTATGAATCAGAGGTGGAAGATGACATGCTCCCCATATTTCGGAAAGGAGAG GAGTTCAACTACGGTGTGGAGTTTGTGCTTCTCATTAAATTTCTTCAAGATTCATTTGGCAAACCTTTAGAAGATGCACTAAATTCTCTCGAGAGACTAACAATTGATAATCCTTCCTTAATTGTCCAGGTTACACAAG GTTTAAATTTTAATCCCAGTTGTAAGGAGTTCACACATGGTGTAGTTATACGATTTCGGTCAA TCAAAGCCTTTGAGATATTTACAGGCAGCTCAGATTACAAAGAT ATGTGGAAGTCGAAATTCCAACCAATCATCCAGAAAACAGTGTCTCTTCACTTCTCTGTTGACCCAGTAGGGACGGAGATCATGTAG